Genomic segment of Mucilaginibacter sabulilitoris:
AATTATCAGCCTATACTTTTAACCACCTTATCTACTAACCATGGAATGCAAGGACTTGGAATTTGTGTCGCATTACTTGGAGTTTCATTGAAATATTGGATTGGCAGAAGGAGATTTTACAGACGATCCGTTACTGGCGTGCAGCTTTTTTCATCCTATGAAAAAATGGGTCTGATCAGATTTATGGAATGGATTGGCTCAGTACTCGGAACATTATTAATCTTAGGTGGAATATTCATATTTCTGCTTATGCTTATTACATCACATCCATCTCATCAACACCTGTAACTTGAATCTTAATTGGAAAATTGAATCTGTTTTTGAATTTATAAGACTTTGACGTTCATGAAAACTGTAGTATTCATTTGTTGAAGTGAGCTGATTGCTTAAGTTAAAAATTTAAAAGCTCTGCTCTTTCTATTTTTAATCCTTTTGCCAATGCAATTATTACTGTAAGAGTTGGATTTCTTTTACCTTTTTCCAATCTATGTATCTCGCTAAAATCGACCTCAGATAGGATTTCTAATTGACGAAGACTAATTCCCTTTTTTTTCCTAATTTTCTGAAGGTTTTTACCAAAATCTACTAAAACGCTTTCATTTCGAGTATTACTCATAGGTGAAAAGTCGATTATTCGCAAAAAATATCTGTAGGACTATTGACATACATATTAATATTTCTTATCTTGCATTCTTATATTTTATTAATTTAGCGACACTTCAAAATATTAGAAGCATTCGCTTTGAATCTCGTAACTGAAACCTAGGAAATTTCAATAACGGCGAGATGATAGGTGGAATGCTCACGCCATAGGCGTGGGCTCCCTTATTGTCGTCGGTTCTCCTAGGTACCTAGTTGCAATAAGTGGGGTTCCACGCCTTATTGCCTCGGCATCATGGCAAGGTCCCTTATAACATTACAGGGATGACTGCCAAAGTAAGATCACTTAACCGACACGACCTGCTTAATGCCGGAGAGGCTATTGAGCGGATATTGTCCGTAGTCGATTCTGCTGAAATCAAAAACGAGCTCCTTAAATGGCTTGAAATTGGTTTCAAAGATCATTCAAAAACCCTGGCTAACTTCTCTTCAGAAGAATTAGCTATTTTCCTCGACAAATTACCTGATCTTGTCCTGGCCCTGTATTGCTACCAAAAGGAAACAGAGAAAGGAGACGACAAATGACCATGATTCCCCAAAATCAATGGCTTCTTGTCATTTGCCCGCCAGATTGATAAGTATAAATGGCAGCCTGGATCAGTTTTTTAGTTAATTACCTTCTACGGCTGCCATTACTTTCCATTTTTAGTTTTTAAATCAATTATAATCTCATGAAAAAATTAACGATCGTACTCGTATTGGCATTGCTATGCCTAAAATTTTATACACAAGCGCAAGAAAAAGCTCACTTAATAGATTTGAAGCCTGGCGACAAAATGCCGGATGTCAAGATTACCAACATTATTAATTCAAAGGTCAGTTTCGCAAAAATTTCAGATTATAAAGGAAAACTTATTATCCTGGATTTTTGGTCAACCTGGTGTGCCGCATGTATTGATGGATTTTCACACCTTGATTCCTTACAACGGTTATTCCCGGATAAAATTCATGTTTTACTAGTAAATCCCAAAAAAGAAGGTGATAATGAAAAAGGTGTAAAAGTTGTCATTAACCGGATGAATGAATGGTCCTCGCACCCCTTTAAACTGCCCATTGTACTGCAAGACACCGCTATTTCCAATAATTTTCAGATACATGGTCTTCCACATTGCGCCTGGATTGGTCCCAATGGCTATGTCATCGGGATAACTGGAAAGGAAGAAGTTACCCTGGAAAATATAAAAAAAGGAATTGCCGGCGAAATGATCGAGATAACTGAAGGCAAACATTAATTCATATAACCATGAAAATAAAATTATACATAATATTAATTCTTATGATAATAAGGATATCGCCTTTATTTGGTCAGGGAACTATACACATTTATGGTGATATTAAATCAGAGACAGGGCAGCCTATACAAGGGGTAACCATAAAAACTATCAGAGATAAAACCAGCACCACTAGTGATGTTAATGGAAAATTTGGAACCGTTTTAATATCGCCATCTGATACGCTGTTATTGACCCATGTCGGATATAAGCCTGTCAAATTTTTTATCACACAGGAAAATTTAAATGTGCTTCATCTTAAGATGGCATCTACAGTAAGCGAATTACAGGAAGTAATTGTGAGTACAGGTTATCAGGATATTCCGAAAGAAAGGGTTACCGGATCGTTTTATAAATTAGACAACAAAACGCTTAATCAACGTGTAAGTCCTGATATATTAAGCAGGCTTGACGGTTTGGCGAGTGGGTTGCTCTTTGATAATCATGATGTTCAACAACACACGATCCAAATACGAGGCTTAAGTACCTTAAATTATAGTTCGGCTTCCCCGTTAATTGTTCTTGACAATTTTCCTTACTCTGGCGATATTAACAATATAAATCCCAATGATATTGAGAATATTACGATTTTAAAAGACGCAGCAGCTTCCTCAATATGGGGGGCACGTGCTGGTAATGGTGTTATTGTTATTACTACAAAAAAAGCAAAGGTTAATCAACCCATAACTGCAAACATAAACTCCAGTTTAACCATAGCATCAAA
This window contains:
- a CDS encoding helix-turn-helix domain-containing protein, whose amino-acid sequence is MSNTRNESVLVDFGKNLQKIRKKKGISLRQLEILSEVDFSEIHRLEKGKRNPTLTVIIALAKGLKIERAELLNF
- a CDS encoding TlpA family protein disulfide reductase, whose product is MKKLTIVLVLALLCLKFYTQAQEKAHLIDLKPGDKMPDVKITNIINSKVSFAKISDYKGKLIILDFWSTWCAACIDGFSHLDSLQRLFPDKIHVLLVNPKKEGDNEKGVKVVINRMNEWSSHPFKLPIVLQDTAISNNFQIHGLPHCAWIGPNGYVIGITGKEEVTLENIKKGIAGEMIEITEGKH